The stretch of DNA ATGTGGCAAGGGGCGTTTTGAGAGAAAATAAAAATAACCTGAAGGGTGCCCTCAAAGATTATAGTAAGGCAATTAGTACCGATACTACCTTTGCTATGGCGTATTACAACCGTGGATTGGTCTATTATAACCTAGATAAAACAGCTAAAGCATTGACAGATTGGGCTAAGGCATTGAGCATCAATAAAAAATATGTAGATGTATACCTTGCCCGTGCTTTTGCCTATCAAGCCAGAGAAGATTATACCATGGCCCTACAAGATTACAATCAAGCAATTAAATATAATGTGTACAGTGCAGAGGCTTACTTAAACCGAGGGGTAGTATATCAAAAACTGGGAAAGAAAAACGAAGCCTGTGCTGACTGGAAACAATCGATAAAAGTAGGAGGAATAGAGGCACAAAAATACCTTGACAAATACTGTAAGTAAGAGCTTGTTTAAACTTTTGTGTTTAGAGTGATTTCCGATGTGTTTTAAACAAGCTCTAATATGAGCACTTCAAAAATAATTTTTTAGACCCTTTCTAAAACAGTCTCAATCATTCGTTCTATTACTTTTTGAGGATTAGACGAAAACTGATGGTTGATACGACTGGCAATAATGGCATTGACTGAGAGTATTTTGTGCCCCAAAAGCTTGGCCATTGCATAGTATCCAGAGGTTTCCATTTCAAAGTTGGTAAGCTTGAAGTTTTTATGGTTAAAGTTTACAAGTTTCTCTATATATTCACTGTTTTTAGGCGAAAGCCGCAATTTGCGCCCTTGTGGAGCATAAAACCCTGGACAAGTCAATGTATTGCCTGGCAGCATATCAAAAGCAAATTGTTTTTTGAGGTCGGTATCACAAGCCACTGCGTAAGGAGTAAAAGGAAGCGCAAGGTTTTGTTGTAATTTTTTTCCAATGGCCATTTCATTCTCGGTTTGAGGTAAATTATAAAAACACATCAAGGTATCGAGTCCTATGCCATATTCAGAAACCAGTAGACTATCTAGAGGAATGTCTTGCTGCAAAGCCCCTGAGGTTCCCAACCTGATGATAGACAAAGATCGAGTGCTGGGGTTGGGGGTTCGGGTTTTCAAATCTATATTGACTAAAGCATCCAACTCTGTCATCAAAATCTCAATATTATCTGTACCCATCCCCGAAGATATAACGGTTACCCTTTTACCGTTCAGTAAGCCCGTATGAGTGACAAATTCACGCTTTTGGATACGCAATTCTATTTTGTCAAAATAACGGGACACCATTTCTACCCGGTTAGGATCACCTACGGTCAAAATCGTGTCAGCAATTTGTTCAGGCAACAAATGTAAATGATAAATGCTACCATTGGGGCTTAAAATGAGTTCAGAAGATGGTATAGGCTGCATATTAGTATGGTGGTTAAAACCTTTGAAAATAATTTTAAATCAATCTGCCAATTACTGCAAAAAATGCGAAAAACGCCTACATTTGATATTAAATTTTATATTTGTGTGTCAAGTAATTCTGTTTCCTAAAACTTTCATTACTTTTAAACATACAAACATCATTTACTAACTGATCTAACTCCCCATGTTTAAATTACATTTCGTGGATAAGCTCAGGTCATTGTGGAAAAGCATATATGCTAATTTGGATATTCTGCATGACTCGGCTCCTTTAGCAACAGTAAGAGAAATCGATGCCAATATTGAGGTTAGAGGATACAATATTTGGATATTGGTTTGTTCGGCCTTGCTGGCGTCTATAGGCTTAGACACGAATTCTACTGCGGTGATTATTGGTGCGATGCTTATATCGCCCCTGATGTCGCCAATATTGGGGGTGGGACTAGGCTTTGGTATCAACAACCGCCAAATGCTTGAGCGTTCAGGCAGAAACCTATTGATTGCTACGATTGCCAGTTTGCTGGCAAGTTGGTTGTATTTTGCATTTACGCCTTTGGGTGAAATTACCCCAGAGATTTCGGGTAGAACTAAACCTACTTTGCTTGATGTATTGGTGGCGTTTTTTGGTGGGGTAGCAGGGGTGGTTTCAGGTTCACGCAAAGAAAAAACCAACGCTATTCCGGGGGTGGCCATTGCTACAGCCTTGATGCCTCCGCTTTGTTCGGCAGGCTTTGGGTTGGCAAAAATGGAGTGGACAGTGTTTTTGGGAGCTTTTTACTTGTTTTTTATTA from Microscilla marina ATCC 23134 encodes:
- a CDS encoding tetratricopeptide repeat protein — encoded protein: MQRYIFLGLCLLITASKLKAQEAKAVAYLQKAKKAYQSKKLGETQKYLDSALQVDNTYAKAYARRGLLKYELSEMDNALSDYGKAIALVERQSRNDYLFLAKLYYRRGATYHQKLLNKKALKDFNKALKFNPQYTQAYVARGVLRENKNNLKGALKDYSKAISTDTTFAMAYYNRGLVYYNLDKTAKALTDWAKALSINKKYVDVYLARAFAYQAREDYTMALQDYNQAIKYNVYSAEAYLNRGVVYQKLGKKNEACADWKQSIKVGGIEAQKYLDKYCK
- a CDS encoding nucleoside phosphorylase, with product MQPIPSSELILSPNGSIYHLHLLPEQIADTILTVGDPNRVEMVSRYFDKIELRIQKREFVTHTGLLNGKRVTVISSGMGTDNIEILMTELDALVNIDLKTRTPNPSTRSLSIIRLGTSGALQQDIPLDSLLVSEYGIGLDTLMCFYNLPQTENEMAIGKKLQQNLALPFTPYAVACDTDLKKQFAFDMLPGNTLTCPGFYAPQGRKLRLSPKNSEYIEKLVNFNHKNFKLTNFEMETSGYYAMAKLLGHKILSVNAIIASRINHQFSSNPQKVIERMIETVLERV